GTATTGATTAGTACTTGGAAGAGTACATCAAATTAATAACACGTTACTATGTTTGCATTTTTCGTggcttaaatttttttatagtcTTCATTGCATGTTACCATATTAAAGCTCTATTTTTCATGTTCAAATAGTCTTATCACAatctaaatattaaattttgcaaTTCCTGATAATCGATAAGCAAAAAATGCATTAATTTTAAGTTTAAGGATTGacttatgattttataaaataaaattcattatCTTCTATCAAACTTTATTTTCTCGAGTAATTTTGAATTGTACGTTTGCTTTAATGTTTACATTTgacttgatttttgaaaaaactcTGATGATTTTTAAAGATCATATTGCGGTTAATTTTTTAGGAGTTGCTTACATAAAAGTTAAAAGAGGAATGTTGATGCGTTACATGACACCAAAGCTAAATATtacttaaaagaaaaagaaaaaagaaaaatgcaggatttaaaatatataatatttgaaaCCATTTTAATGGTTTAATCTTTATACAAGCAATTCATAAAAGGTTTATTTCCAATTGAAGCCTTTAGCCGACATAAAGGTTTTATGTTTTCACTGGTTTTTGCtccaatatatataaaaacataccaatatttcattattacaaattacaaatttttgggtcttgtttgataaactaaaaaaattaagtgttaaaaaaattaaatcttgaatttttaacatttaattttataagtactgaatttatattaaaaaattaacttCAATGATAAAAAGAATTCTTCATAAAACAAATGAATTATTAATTGAGCTCATAACGGAAAACAACACCTAAATGAGCTCTTATTCGAAAATTAACAATCAATTTAACGCTTGAAATTATGTTTTCAGTTGAAATCCCTAATGTTTGTTAAGCCGTGACAACTTACGCGGTAGTTAACGTAGAAATAAATGTGACAACTAAATTTGAAAATAGATCATGCATTTACTTTTTGTGGGCTCTTTACCATTTAAGCCTAAAATGTAACAGTCCATTTTtccagtgaaatcggaacagtagttttgggaccacaaatccgatccaaaatatattttatttttattttaccatatGGCCCGTAATATGATAGATATGAcctgtgaaaattttgatatgaaaaatttatcgatttagtgcctaattacgagaaggactaaatcgtataaaatgcgaaaattgaattctagtagctatgaggatcaaatagctatggaattcaaaacttaaggtccttatatggtaattagaccattaataaaagtatttagatttttatggtgacttatccatggaattatagaaaaagacaagggactaaattgaaaatattaaaatattaattaattaaaagatgaatagaattatatcatcttattttgtcatcttcaaccttaaaaactcatggaaaccctaggagagagaaaataagctttcaaggcctaattgggtaagtttccttgtcccatttttagtaattttggtattttttgaaccgggataacttaatctctctatttgagggattaatttgaaaagttatcaaggcatgaaaatgggtcatggatgtattatgctggaaattagaaatttatggtagaaaatgaaatattattgatagataaataactttaacttgatttagggactaaaatgtaaacttgtaaaatttgatgaaaaattatgaaattttatgtaaacatgtgctggaaaatttgtaatggggctttggttaggcttggaatagggagtaatttgcataagtttcattttctgggcctagggacaaaatcgaaatttttggaaaagttaggggtaaaatggtaattttgcctaggacataAGTTGAGTCTGtctaagtatgaaatgtatgaaattaatgattaaattaatttatatagattCAGAAAACACAaactcgaggttagatcgaggaaaggaaaagatttTAGATTAGTAGATTATTACGCAAACAAGTgtggaggtaagttcgtgtaacttaatcgaatatataattatgtaaattgaatgttttattgtatgtaatgtgatttatgttaatTTGACTTACTTGTATGTTATGATAGAAAACTATACATGCTtaaaatggtgataaagggttaagtcccgattgaatattgaatttcaatGAATGTATATGCTTtcccgaaactaataaggtcctgtatttgttgcggacgggatttagctcagatgagTAATCCCAATGACCTTGTTATATAATAGATTTAGcatggacgggtaatcctgatataatacctctcgagcacacgttatgattagggtttagcctggattggtaacccTAATCGAACTCTTGTGAGCATACGTTAtaataaggatttagcctggactggtaatcctgttatacggcATGTGGCTCTTGGTTAAGTACCTTAAGGGGTACCAtcaataagaattgacggattaatgaatcgtacatctcgagtgtactacttgagccttCACCAGggtttcaatgattcaatggacatataattcttgacttggcatgaaaatcttgagataaaatgataatgacttgaaagaacattgcttgatgagctcatctatgttacgtgattgatatgaagattttggtgactaacatgtttgaatgattgtatgtgtttaggcaatttagccaaatggatggaaagcATGATATGTATGCTTATATTTattaaacaagattggtaagtttagtttctgttatacgaacttattaagTATGTAATGCTTACTACTTttatttttcccttgttttatagtgctcggaagctcgtgaaggttggaataTTGTTGGagtatcgtcacactatcaacctagCATTTTGGGTACatttagtgaaatcattttggtgtaatggcatgtatagggaaactTGGCGAATAGTGGCTTAAAGTGTCATTTTGTAACCTAGCTATTGCAATGGCTAGTGATGACTCATTTTGGGATATGATTTACTAaactattatgatatatatatctatccacatgtgttatgctaagttcatgtgaCCCAATGTTGTGAATGTCTAAGTTAACTAAGGTGAGTTAGTaaccatgtatgcatgaaatggtatgcCTTGATGAATGAAGAATTTGTTCAATTGGATCCTAGAATTGGTTGGAATTGGTTAAGTGTTTATTGTGTAGGTTTTtgggtgattttgggtgagaactgaagctaggaaatgacttcattttgtccacacgtgcagacacacgggcgtgtatctaaaCCGTgcatgacacacggcctagtaacacggacatgtggttaggccgtgtgtcccctgcacctaaattttgaaaaacaaaatgcttagaattgggcacactggcagagacacgggcgtgtgtctcaatcgtgtgtgcCACATGGCCTGGAACGTGGGCGTGTGTCCtagccatgtgaaacctgcacctaattcgaattaaattaattaaccacacggcctagcacactgaCGTGTGACACGAcagtgtgtgcaagtcagagagttacatgttCGGCCTCTAGCATGggtgtgtcccagggtcacacgggcatgtcccttggaccacacgggcgtgtgagccctgcaccttaaaagaattttgtaatttcacgaaaaattcttagaggtctcgattaagtcccgactcaattctaatgctcgtattggaccttgagggtccaattaagggacgttataAATAATCTTGGTTAATGAATAGTGATTTGCATGaatgaattgaatttttttttggatattttggtaatgcttcgaaaccctattttggcgacgggtacgggttaggggtgttacaaaaatttaTGTGGTGAATTTATATCATTAGTAAAATCTTTGATTGAGTTAGTGTCACGAGTCAATTAGACACCAATTTggttagaaaaattataaaaatgacctttcatatttaaaataagtaatattatcaaaggtaatttattcttttaatttaaaaataataaaatatacatataaaggATTTGAACTCATGCCAATTacattgaaaagttttaaaattaccATTCAACCAAAActtcacttttattattattattattattattattattattattattattattattatgcacACTTTATTACCTATATCAATTGTATAAATTAATGATGTTGTTGATTGAGATTGTGTCACAAATTAACTCGACATCAACTTAGGATTGATGACAGcactatgataaatatttgtattCATTTAGTATTCTTAATATGATGTATTCATGTGTTTACATATagttttacttataatttaatctaatttttttattttaatatcgtatATATGTAATTATTGATTAGTTTCAAAgaatatatttcattatttattgcatgttattttaaacatacattttatTCTAAATATGTGGTttcccatgcatacatgtattgTAGAGTTTCTAATTATAATTATGttgtttaataaaaataaatattgatgtttaaaactatttatttcttacatattaatataaaattatgtatatttttagatagttttaaataaaattaaataagataatttaaatatttaactttCTTTAAAAAGAGAtacttaatttaaatatatatatttaaaataaaatcaatttaacATTATTAGCATTAAGTGATTATCTACccattttttctttctcttcttaaAAAATTTTCctctcaaaattttatttaagtgagaatttaaaatgattaacattcacatctaaaatattaaatattaaaatttttattttcaaaatttaaatagtaagaaaaaattcaaaattttatcaaACAATTTTTATTTGTTACACATATTTCATAATTACAGATTACGATCACTTATTCGTTGGGCTAAACATTTATGGGAAGAAATAATTTTAGTAGGAAAAATTCTCATTAATGTTAgtgttttttccctttttttttagataaatagttttcttttttgaggttttttttagttaattagttgTTTTACTTTATATAGTCTTTACAAGTCTATGAGAAACGAATCATGCTCTCCTCCAACAAACCAAAcccttaaaatttaaaaacatgaaTAACCCCTATATCTCAATTCCTCCCTATATAATGTAGCCAATTTTATAAGATACGATACCCAAGACAGTGCAATAAtgtacaaataaaataaataagaaaatggcAAACATTCCTATAATCATCATTCTTTTCGTTGCATTTTGTGTTTCGACCTTCTTCAACTTCGCCAATGCTGTAGGAATGACGTTCATTGTTGTAGGTCATGTTTACTGTGACACTTgtggtgttgaatttgaaaccACGCTCAGTCAAAGCATTGGTGGTATATAATCAGATTACTAGTTCCTTTTCAACAATCTTATTCTCTTTTTCATTTATGAAAAAagaattgatatatgtgtgctaTTTATAATTGGCAGAAGCTATAGTGAAGCTAGAATGCAGGAACAGTATTGATCAATCCTATACCTATCAGAGCAAAGACATAGTCGTTGATAAGAGGggaaattatgaaatcgaagtgATGGGCGATTATGAGGAATCAGATTGCAACGTCATCCTGGTCAGGAGTCCCAGTCAAGATTGCAATGATCCCATCGAAAAGTGGAGGAAAGCTAGGGTGGTCCTCACCACAACGGATGGCGTTAGGGGCAATGTGCGCTTTGCCAACACTCTTGGGTTCAAGAAAAGGACATCTCATCTTGGTTGTAATAAATTCTTAAAGAAATGGGGTTATTTTGAGCTTTAAGGATGAAGTTGGAGACCAAAACCTTTGAGAACTAATGAAAAAATGTAATACATAatatgtaacaactcattttttgtcaaatcagaacagtggtttcgggaccacaaatctgaagtcaaaataatttttttattattaaattgaggTCTACAaaatgatagtatgattgtgtgaaaatttcgttaagaaatttatcGTTTGagtacttaatttgataaaaaagactaaatcgcgcaaagtataaaacttgtgttttattagctaaagttgtctaatagctatagaactttaaagtaaaTGTCCTTAAGTTGTAGACCATTAGtatgttagtggacatttatgagattggtattgttgaaatttgatttaaattaaaaggttaattaagtaaattaacaaataagtgataaataaataaaacaaaacaattttATTATCCCTTATCATCTTTTCCAACCGAGACAAGGGTGTAAAGAAGCC
Above is a genomic segment from Gossypium arboreum isolate Shixiya-1 chromosome 8, ASM2569848v2, whole genome shotgun sequence containing:
- the LOC108468419 gene encoding anther-specific protein LAT52-like encodes the protein MANIPIIIILFVAFCVSTFFNFANAVGMTFIVVGHVYCDTCGVEFETTLSQSIGEAIVKLECRNSIDQSYTYQSKDIVVDKRGNYEIEVMGDYEESDCNVILVRSPSQDCNDPIEKWRKARVVLTTTDGVRGNVRFANTLGFKKRTSHLGCNKFLKKWGYFEL